In Planctomycetaceae bacterium, a genomic segment contains:
- the thiL gene encoding thiamine-phosphate kinase — translation MHERDFIHSLARRYPASNSVRVGIGDDGAVLDVPGNQQVVVTDMLLDGVHFDLRQHALSLVGRKSVAVNLSDLAAMGCRPTAAFVSIAIPKQSSAPAIKFPEQIYDGIDELARQFDFVVAGGDTNVWTGPFAINVCLTGVPYVASQVFLRSSARPDDVICVSGPLGGSLLSDRHLTFTPRLDLARDLAGAGCVNSAMDISDGLAIDLHRLCEASQVGAQLELDCIPIHSDALEQARSRQGDRTELSADTRAQTAAFQDGEDFELLVTMPQSSWRDIQSSSLGQQLIRIGTVQAELGCRLVLPNGDIRNLPPLGWEHTSRNED, via the coding sequence GTGCACGAACGAGATTTCATTCATTCACTCGCCCGACGTTATCCCGCCAGCAATTCCGTGCGGGTTGGTATCGGTGATGACGGCGCTGTTCTTGATGTGCCGGGCAACCAGCAGGTGGTTGTCACAGACATGCTGCTGGACGGAGTACACTTTGATCTTCGCCAACATGCGCTGTCTCTGGTCGGTCGAAAATCGGTTGCAGTCAATCTCAGTGATCTGGCGGCCATGGGATGTCGGCCGACAGCGGCCTTTGTTTCCATTGCCATTCCGAAACAAAGTTCTGCACCAGCAATAAAGTTTCCGGAACAGATTTACGACGGCATCGATGAACTCGCGAGGCAATTCGATTTTGTCGTTGCCGGAGGAGATACCAATGTCTGGACCGGTCCATTTGCGATCAATGTCTGCCTGACCGGTGTGCCGTACGTGGCATCACAGGTGTTCCTCAGGTCGAGTGCACGGCCGGACGACGTCATTTGTGTTTCGGGCCCGTTGGGTGGAAGTCTCCTGTCCGACCGCCACCTGACCTTTACTCCGCGACTCGATCTTGCCCGTGATCTTGCGGGTGCCGGTTGCGTGAACAGCGCCATGGATATTTCTGATGGTCTGGCCATCGACCTGCATCGGCTCTGTGAAGCAAGCCAAGTGGGCGCACAACTTGAACTGGATTGTATTCCCATTCATTCCGACGCTCTGGAACAAGCCCGATCCCGTCAAGGCGACCGGACAGAGTTAAGCGCAGATACGCGAGCTCAGACTGCTGCTTTCCAGGATGGGGAAGACTTCGAACTGCTGGTAACGATGCCACAATCGAGCTGGCGGGATATCCAATCAAGTTCTCTCGGACAACAGCTGATCCGAATTGGCACGGTTCAGGCCGAATTGGGTTGCAGGCTGGTCTTGCCAAATGGGGACATCCGCAATCTGCCGCCACTTGGCTGGGAACACACGTCTCGCAACGAAGATTGA
- a CDS encoding DsrE/DsrF/DrsH-like family protein, with the protein MIAPATVQDISKETEADDVKLRQLERRILDLERAAKGAADPNKMNLLVFDSSRDRLLAAFVMATGSAACGMDVTMFFTFWGTVALKKDAAQIGPKSMVERAFGWMLPRGASRTALSKMNMCGLGAALMRREMRKKKIADLNDLIASAAELGVKIRVCEMSMNLMGVRRKELIDYPSLEYCGVASFSEMASQANTTLFI; encoded by the coding sequence ATGATAGCTCCGGCAACCGTGCAGGACATTTCCAAGGAAACCGAGGCAGACGACGTAAAACTTCGCCAGCTGGAAAGGCGGATTCTGGATTTGGAACGTGCCGCAAAGGGTGCAGCCGATCCCAACAAGATGAATCTGCTGGTCTTCGACTCAAGCCGCGATCGCCTGCTGGCTGCCTTTGTCATGGCAACGGGATCTGCCGCCTGCGGTATGGATGTAACAATGTTCTTCACGTTCTGGGGGACTGTGGCTCTGAAGAAGGATGCTGCCCAGATTGGCCCCAAATCGATGGTGGAACGCGCGTTCGGATGGATGCTGCCGCGCGGAGCATCGAGAACGGCACTATCGAAAATGAATATGTGCGGGCTGGGTGCGGCTTTGATGCGGCGAGAAATGAGGAAGAAGAAGATCGCCGACCTGAATGATTTGATTGCAAGCGCAGCGGAGCTTGGTGTGAAAATCCGGGTCTGCGAGATGTCCATGAATCTGATGGGAGTCCGGAGAAAAGAACTAATCGATTATCCCTCCCTCGAATACTGCGGCGTGGCTTCATTTTCAGAAATGGCCTCCCAGGCCAACACAACGCTGTTCATTTAA